The Chryseobacterium oranimense genome contains the following window.
AGCATCCTGCGCAGATTTTTCGTTATAATTGGTCAGCAGCTGGAATGTTTTACTGGTTTCCAGTTCCTGTTTTATGTTTTTTGAGACCTCAGATCGGTCATTATCAATAAAAATGATAGGGATCTTTGAGCCTTCAAGGTTTTTAAAGGTGGAATCCTGGATTAAAGTAATGGTTACAATCAACAGTAACGGCATGACGAAAATAATCACAATTCCCCCGATATCCCTCTTCAGAAGAAGGATCTCTTTCACGAAGCTTCTCCAAAGTTTATACAACAACATCTCTTAATTCTTTTCCTGTTAATGAAATGAAAACGTCTTCCAGGTTTTCAGCATTGGCAATCTGTGCTACCAGTTCTTCCGGTGTTCCTACCGCATGGATTCTTCCCCTGTCGATAATAGCGATCTTTGTACAGAACTCTTCCGCCTCGGAAAGGTGATGAGAAGTGTAAATGATACACGTTCCGTTTTTATTCAGTTCCTGTAAGAAATCGATGATTACTTTTTTAGACTGAACATCAACGCCTACTGTTGGTTCATCCAGAAACAGAACTTTCGGGTTGTGAAGAGTTCCTGCGATAAGGTTGCAGCGGCGTTTCATCCCTCCGGAGAACTGTCCTACCTGTTTATCTGCGAATTTTGATAACCCCATGATTTCCAGGGATTCATCGATGGTGTTTTTTAATTTTTTGTGGTTTAAACCGTACAGGCTTCCGAAAAACATTAAATTTTCCCTGGCTGTTAAAGTAGGGTATAGTGCATATTCCTGCGGAACGATTCCAATGATCTGTCTTAATTTGAAGCCATCTTTCTGAGGAGATAATCCATTGATTTTGAATTGCCCTGAAGTGGGTTTGATCAATCCGGAAAGCATAGAGATCAGGGTGGTTTTTCCCGCTCCGTTCGGGCCAAGAATTCCGTAGATCTCATTTTTCTCTATATCCAATGAAATATCGTTGACGGAGAAGTCTTCGGCATTCTTATACTTTTTATAAAGATTTTTAATCTCAATCATATTCTCTGCCATATCAGATCGCTTTTCTCAGTTTTTTGTAAAAAGCTTCTTCCAGATCAGCAATATGAAGCA
Protein-coding sequences here:
- a CDS encoding ABC transporter ATP-binding protein; its protein translation is MAENMIEIKNLYKKYKNAEDFSVNDISLDIEKNEIYGILGPNGAGKTTLISMLSGLIKPTSGQFKINGLSPQKDGFKLRQIIGIVPQEYALYPTLTARENLMFFGSLYGLNHKKLKNTIDESLEIMGLSKFADKQVGQFSGGMKRRCNLIAGTLHNPKVLFLDEPTVGVDVQSKKVIIDFLQELNKNGTCIIYTSHHLSEAEEFCTKIAIIDRGRIHAVGTPEELVAQIANAENLEDVFISLTGKELRDVVV